A portion of the Calothrix sp. 336/3 genome contains these proteins:
- a CDS encoding DUF3120 domain-containing protein, whose translation MSTKLSFVVTSQLWWVFAAAVFLVSIPVFIEAPLVRSLPWLSLLLTGGWFGLSFSLMSRPVTYLWGDLLYGFSWSWLAGSIYWGWLRWEPLWHLPVEAIGLPGAIWCLQRHWGRVGNYFYLGSLLGTVLTDIYFYLVKLLPYWRQIMQSDNDMVSEILHQAVTQVATPGGNFWAVVLAVTLLLAGIIPLRQKKLHWYAFGGAVLSTILVDSLFLLAAVFA comes from the coding sequence ATTTCGACAAAATTAAGTTTTGTTGTAACTTCTCAACTGTGGTGGGTGTTTGCCGCAGCCGTCTTTTTAGTATCTATCCCTGTGTTTATTGAAGCACCATTAGTGCGATCGCTGCCTTGGTTGAGTCTGTTACTCACAGGGGGTTGGTTTGGGCTGAGTTTCTCATTAATGTCACGTCCTGTAACCTATCTCTGGGGAGATTTACTCTATGGATTTAGTTGGAGTTGGTTGGCAGGTTCAATTTATTGGGGATGGTTGCGCTGGGAACCCCTATGGCATTTACCTGTAGAAGCTATAGGGTTGCCTGGGGCAATATGGTGTTTACAACGTCACTGGGGAAGGGTGGGGAACTACTTCTACCTAGGTTCCTTATTGGGAACAGTCTTAACAGATATTTATTTTTATTTAGTAAAATTATTGCCTTACTGGCGACAAATTATGCAGTCTGACAATGACATGGTGTCAGAGATTTTGCATCAGGCTGTCACTCAAGTGGCAACACCTGGGGGCAATTTTTGGGCAGTAGTGTTAGCTGTCACCTTGCTTCTGGCAGGAATTATTCCCTTACGACAGAAAAAACTCCATTGGTATGCCTTTGGGGGAGCAGTGTTAAGTACGATTCTGGTGGATAGTTTATTTTTGCTGGCTGCGGTTTTCGCCTAA
- the psbU gene encoding photosystem II complex extrinsic protein PsbU — translation MKRLVRLLTVFSLLLGCWGFLGMSQAAQAANLPHFGLPRVSILAVEETGELRNRADDKLADVYGDKIDLNNTNVRAFQRFPGLYPTLATKIVKNAPYDKVESVLDIDGLSDRQKKILQGNLGNFTVTQTEAVFNEGDDRINNGIYR, via the coding sequence GTGAAACGATTGGTGCGTTTATTAACAGTATTTAGCTTGTTGCTGGGATGTTGGGGATTTTTGGGTATGTCGCAAGCTGCCCAAGCTGCAAATCTGCCACACTTTGGTTTACCTAGAGTTTCCATTTTAGCTGTGGAAGAAACAGGTGAGCTACGTAACCGGGCAGACGATAAACTTGCTGATGTCTATGGTGACAAAATTGATTTAAACAACACTAACGTCCGTGCTTTCCAGCGCTTCCCCGGACTATATCCCACCCTAGCTACAAAAATTGTCAAAAATGCCCCCTACGACAAGGTAGAGAGCGTACTTGACATTGATGGTTTGAGCGATCGCCAGAAAAAAATTCTGCAAGGAAACTTAGGTAATTTCACAGTTACCCAAACTGAAGCAGTATTTAACGAAGGAGATGATCGTATCAATAACGGCATCTACAGATAG